The Shinella zoogloeoides genome contains the following window.
GCGCCCTGCGGCCAGTGGCCGGAGGATATCCTGTTCAACACCACCGAGAACAAGAACTACTACAATTTCGGCTGCGCCACGCAGAACAACCTTGCCGCCCAGATCGCCGATCCGAACGATCTTCTCGGCCCGCGCCGCATGACGCCGGCAGACGCCATGCAGCGCGGCAAGGCGCTGGAGCGTTACCGCGAAGCCTATACGAGCATGTGAGGATCGTGACGATGCCTTCCCACTCCCCGAGCAAAGCCAGGGTAACGCCATGAGCACGGTTGACTACGACTTCGACAACGGGCGGATGCAGGACGCAGCGGATGAGACGGTCCGTGCCGCGGACCTGGAGGCCCTGCGTCCGCTGCCGCGCATCTCCGTGCATGCCTTCTGCGAGAGCGAGGCGATGCTGCGCATGATGGAGCGCTGCGGGCAGGACCGCCGCATGGCGAAGGTGAGCCTGAAGGTTTCCAGCGCCAGCGTCGCGGCGGCGGCCAGCATGTTCGCCTCCGCGCCGACGCCCAATCTCCTGATTCTCGAAACCTCGGCGCAGCCGGGCGACATCATGGATGAGCTCGCGCCGCTTGCCGAGGTATGCGATCCCAGCACCAAGGTGATCATCGTCGGGCGCTACAACGACATCCCGCTCTACCGCGAGCTTATCCGCAACGGAATTTCCGAATATATGGTCGGGCCGGTCGGCATGGCCGATGTGCTGAACGCCATGGCGGCGATCTTCATCGACCCGGACGCCGAGCCGCTCGGCCGCTCCATCGCCTTCATCGGCGCCAAGGGCGGGGTCGGTTCCTCGACCATCGCGCATAACTGCGCCTTCGACATTTCCAGCCTGTTCCAGACCGAGGTGATCCTCGCCGACCTGGACCTGCCCTATGGCACGGCCAATATCGATTTCGACCAGGACCCGCCGCAGGGCCTTTCCGAGGCGATCTTCGCGCCGGAACGTCTCGACGAGGTCTTCCTCGACCGCCTGCTGGCCAAATGCTCCGAGCATCTTTCGCTGCTTGCCGCCCCTTCCATGCTCGACCGCGCCTACGATCTCGAGCGCGGCGCGTTCCAACCGGTGCTCGAAGTGCTCCAGCGCAGCGCGCCGGTAACGGTGCTCGACGTGCCGCATGCCTGGTCGGAATGGACGCGCACGCTGCTGTCGGAGGTCGACGAGCTGGTCATCACGGCCGTGCCCGATCTTGCCAACCTGCGCAACGCCAAGAACATGATCGACGCGCTGAAGAAGCTCAGGCCGAACGACAAGCCGCCGCACCTGATCCTCAACCAGGTCGGCATGCCGAAGCGCCCGGAAATCGCCCCTGCCGATTTCTGCGAGCCGCTCGGCGTCGAGCCGGTCGCGATCATCCCCTTCGACGCCCAGCTCTTCGGCACGGCGGCCAATAGCGGCCGCATGATCGCGGAGATGGATCGCAAGTCGCCGACGGCGGAGACCTTCTCGCAGATCGCCCATCTGGTGACGGGACGCGCGACGGTGAAGAAACCCAAAAAGGCCGGCCTCGGCAAGATGCTCGGCCTGCTCGGACGGAAGTAGCCCATAGGGGCGATGCAACAGACTGGATGAAGCGGCATGTTCGGCAAGCGCGGCAATGAAGGTTCCGGCAAGAGCGGCACGATGGGTCAGACGGCCCATGCCGTGCCCGCGGCCGCCACGACGGTAACGGCCGAGCGGCCCGTCGCCGCCGCGCCCGCGCAGCCCGTCTTCGAGCCGGCTCCGCCCCCGGCGGCCGCGCCGGCCGCCGCCGCTACACGCCGCCGCGTGGCGCGCACGGAAGACTACTACGACACCAAAAGCCAGGTCTTCTCCGCGCTCATCGACACGATCGACCTGTCGCAGCTCGCCAAGCTGGACACGGAAAGCGCGCGCGAGGAAATCCGCGATATCGTCAACGACATCATCACGATCAAGAATTTCGCGATGTCGATCTCCGAGCAGGAGGAATTGCTCGACGACATCTGCAACGACGTTCTCGGCTACGGCCCGCTGGAGCCGCTCCTGGCGCGCGACGACATTGCCGACATCATGGTCAACGGCGCGGGCAAGACCTATATCGAAGTGGGTGGCAAGGTGCAGGAATCGGAAATCCGCTTCCGTGACAACGCCCAGCTTCTTTCCATCTGCCAGCGCATCGTCAGCCAGGTCGGCCGCCGCGTCGACGAATCCAGCCCGATCTGCGACGCGCGCCTTCCCGACGGCTCGCGCGT
Protein-coding sequences here:
- a CDS encoding AAA family ATPase, which produces MQDAADETVRAADLEALRPLPRISVHAFCESEAMLRMMERCGQDRRMAKVSLKVSSASVAAAASMFASAPTPNLLILETSAQPGDIMDELAPLAEVCDPSTKVIIVGRYNDIPLYRELIRNGISEYMVGPVGMADVLNAMAAIFIDPDAEPLGRSIAFIGAKGGVGSSTIAHNCAFDISSLFQTEVILADLDLPYGTANIDFDQDPPQGLSEAIFAPERLDEVFLDRLLAKCSEHLSLLAAPSMLDRAYDLERGAFQPVLEVLQRSAPVTVLDVPHAWSEWTRTLLSEVDELVITAVPDLANLRNAKNMIDALKKLRPNDKPPHLILNQVGMPKRPEIAPADFCEPLGVEPVAIIPFDAQLFGTAANSGRMIAEMDRKSPTAETFSQIAHLVTGRATVKKPKKAGLGKMLGLLGRK